From the genome of Pelobates fuscus isolate aPelFus1 chromosome 6, aPelFus1.pri, whole genome shotgun sequence, one region includes:
- the DNAJC5 gene encoding dnaJ homolog subfamily C member 5 isoform X2, producing MADQRQRSLSTSGESLYTVLGLDKNATSDDIKRCYRKLALKYHPDKNPDNPEASEKFKEINNAHGILTDATKRNIYDKYGSLGLYVAEQFGEENVNTYFVLSSWWAKALFMFCGLITGCYCCCCLCCCCNCCCGKCKPRPPEGDEPDFYVSPEDLEAQLQSDERDTNDGPVLVQPSSATETTQLTSDSHASYNTESFN from the exons ATGGCGGACCAGCGGCAGCGCTCTCTCTCTACCTCTGGGGAGTCTTTATACACCGTGTTGGGGTTGGACAAGAATGCCACGTCCGATGACATCAAAAGATGTTACCG GAAGTTGGCGTTAAAGTATCACCCCGACAAGAACCCCGATAATCCTGAGGCATCTGAAAAATTCAAGGAGATCAACAACGCCCACGGAATTCTGACAGATGCCACGAAAAGGAATATTTATGACAAGTACGGATCCCTGGGCCTGTACGTGGCCGAGCAGTTCGGAGAGGAGAACGTCAACACATACTTTGTGCTGTCCAGTTGGTGGGCCAAG GCACTGTTCATGTTTTGTGGACTGATCACCGGCTGTTACTGCTGCTGTTGTCTGTGCTGTTGCTGTAATTGCTGCTGTGGAAAATGCAAACCGCGACCACCAGAGGGCGACGAGCCAGACTTCTATGTGTCACCTGAAGACCTGGAGGCACAGCTACAGTCTGACGAGAGGG ACACCAATGATGGCCCTGTTCTGGTACAACCCAGCTCTGCCACAGAAACCACACAACTCACCAGCGACTCCCACGCCAGCTACAACACCGAATCGTTCAACTGA
- the DNAJC5 gene encoding dnaJ homolog subfamily C member 5 isoform X1 → MADQRQRSLSTSGESLYTVLGLDKNATSDDIKRCYRKLALKYHPDKNPDNPEASEKFKEINNAHGILTDATKRNIYDKYGSLGLYVAEQFGEENVNTYFVLSSWWAKALFMFCGLITGCYCCCCLCCCCNCCCGKCKPRPPEGDEPDFYVSPEDLEAQLQSDERADTNDGPVLVQPSSATETTQLTSDSHASYNTESFN, encoded by the exons ATGGCGGACCAGCGGCAGCGCTCTCTCTCTACCTCTGGGGAGTCTTTATACACCGTGTTGGGGTTGGACAAGAATGCCACGTCCGATGACATCAAAAGATGTTACCG GAAGTTGGCGTTAAAGTATCACCCCGACAAGAACCCCGATAATCCTGAGGCATCTGAAAAATTCAAGGAGATCAACAACGCCCACGGAATTCTGACAGATGCCACGAAAAGGAATATTTATGACAAGTACGGATCCCTGGGCCTGTACGTGGCCGAGCAGTTCGGAGAGGAGAACGTCAACACATACTTTGTGCTGTCCAGTTGGTGGGCCAAG GCACTGTTCATGTTTTGTGGACTGATCACCGGCTGTTACTGCTGCTGTTGTCTGTGCTGTTGCTGTAATTGCTGCTGTGGAAAATGCAAACCGCGACCACCAGAGGGCGACGAGCCAGACTTCTATGTGTCACCTGAAGACCTGGAGGCACAGCTACAGTCTGACGAGAGGG CAGACACCAATGATGGCCCTGTTCTGGTACAACCCAGCTCTGCCACAGAAACCACACAACTCACCAGCGACTCCCACGCCAGCTACAACACCGAATCGTTCAACTGA